In one window of Janthinobacterium sp. 1_2014MBL_MicDiv DNA:
- a CDS encoding NAD-dependent epimerase/dehydratase family protein, with translation MTQAPPLRVLVTGAAGVIGTVFWKSRHGEFSLRLADLHTDGLAPAPCPSIQLDVGDYAACLAACANIDVVLHLAGVPHAGADFDAQLLQPNVVGTHNIFRAAQAQGVKRVVFASSAQAIEGYPLDVQVHEHMPARPANMYGASKAFGEGVASAFAHQHGMTAIAVRIANVAQFAPGQQHSARDIAAFISERDVVQLLARCIAADVPAGYHVVHGVSDNRYKRLSIAATRQLVGYAPQDDGFTLLGL, from the coding sequence ATGACTCAAGCACCACCATTGCGCGTCCTCGTCACGGGCGCCGCCGGCGTCATCGGCACCGTTTTCTGGAAGAGCCGGCACGGGGAATTCTCCCTGCGCCTGGCCGACCTGCACACTGACGGGCTGGCGCCAGCGCCCTGCCCGTCCATCCAGCTCGACGTGGGCGACTACGCCGCCTGCCTGGCCGCCTGCGCCAACATCGACGTGGTGCTGCACCTGGCCGGCGTGCCGCACGCCGGCGCCGACTTCGATGCGCAGCTGCTGCAGCCGAATGTCGTCGGCACGCACAACATCTTCCGCGCGGCGCAGGCACAGGGCGTGAAACGGGTGGTGTTTGCCAGCAGCGCGCAAGCCATCGAAGGCTATCCGCTCGACGTGCAGGTACACGAGCACATGCCGGCGCGGCCAGCCAATATGTATGGGGCCAGCAAGGCCTTTGGCGAAGGCGTGGCCTCCGCGTTCGCCCACCAGCATGGCATGACGGCGATTGCCGTGCGCATCGCCAACGTGGCGCAGTTTGCGCCAGGTCAACAGCACAGCGCGCGCGACATTGCCGCCTTCATCAGCGAGCGCGACGTGGTGCAGCTGCTGGCGCGCTGCATCGCCGCCGACGTGCCGGCCGGCTACCACGTCGTGCATGGCGTGTCGGACAACCGCTATAAACGGCTCTCCATCGCCGCGACGCGCCAGCTCGTCGGCTACGCGCCGCAGGACGACGGCTTTACATTACTGGGACTGTAA
- a CDS encoding DUF2917 domain-containing protein: MHTDYELASARPLRLEKAHAKVIECVAGTAWITAYAQFEDCVLRGGERYTIPNDGLVLVEAVGSGRIRVHGTAAPRPALLRWLNLALPHTLNTRNT; this comes from the coding sequence ATGCACACCGACTACGAACTCGCCAGCGCGCGGCCCCTGCGCCTGGAAAAAGCGCATGCCAAGGTGATCGAATGCGTGGCGGGCACGGCGTGGATCACGGCCTATGCCCAGTTCGAGGATTGCGTGCTGCGCGGCGGCGAGCGCTACACGATACCGAATGACGGCCTGGTGCTGGTCGAAGCCGTGGGCAGCGGCCGCATCCGCGTGCATGGGACTGCCGCACCCCGCCCCGCCCTGCTGCGCTGGCTGAACCTGGCACTGCCTCACACCTTAAATACTAGGAATACATGA
- a CDS encoding NAD(P)-dependent oxidoreductase gives MAKVAFIGLGVMGFPMAGHLAAGGHDVTVYNRNPARAAAWLAQYKGSSAATPAAAAAGAEFVFTCIGNDNDLYQVILEEGGLLSAMAPGSILIDHTTASAEAARTIHAAAREKGVFFLDAPVSGGQAGAENGKLTVMVGGDAQAYARAEPVIALFARAVTYMGASGSGQLTKMVNQICIAGLVQALSEGIAFAENAGLDAALVVDVISKGAAQSWQLENRGKTMIERKFDFGFAVDLMRKDLGICLAEARRNGSDLPVTTLTDQFYGEVQQAGGNRYDTSSLITRLNKK, from the coding sequence ATGGCAAAAGTGGCATTCATCGGTTTGGGCGTCATGGGTTTCCCCATGGCAGGCCACCTGGCGGCGGGCGGGCACGACGTCACCGTGTACAACCGCAACCCGGCACGCGCTGCCGCCTGGCTCGCGCAATACAAGGGCAGCAGCGCCGCCACGCCGGCCGCCGCCGCCGCGGGCGCCGAGTTTGTCTTCACCTGCATCGGCAACGACAATGACCTGTACCAGGTCATCCTGGAGGAGGGCGGCTTGCTGTCCGCCATGGCGCCAGGAAGCATCCTGATCGACCATACGACGGCCTCGGCCGAGGCGGCGCGCACCATCCATGCGGCAGCCAGAGAGAAGGGCGTGTTCTTCCTCGACGCGCCAGTGTCCGGCGGCCAGGCCGGCGCGGAAAACGGCAAGCTGACGGTGATGGTGGGCGGCGATGCGCAAGCGTACGCAAGGGCCGAGCCTGTCATCGCCCTGTTCGCGCGCGCCGTCACCTACATGGGCGCCTCCGGCTCGGGCCAGCTGACGAAGATGGTCAATCAGATCTGCATCGCCGGCCTCGTGCAAGCCTTGAGCGAAGGCATCGCCTTTGCGGAAAACGCGGGCCTCGATGCGGCCCTCGTCGTCGACGTCATTTCCAAGGGGGCGGCGCAGTCGTGGCAGCTGGAAAACCGCGGCAAGACCATGATCGAGCGCAAGTTCGACTTCGGTTTCGCCGTCGACCTGATGCGCAAGGATCTGGGCATCTGCCTCGCCGAAGCCAGGCGCAACGGCAGCGACCTGCCCGTGACGACCTTGACGGACCAGTTCTATGGCGAAGTACAGCAGGCGGGCGGTAACCGCTACGACACGTCCAGCCTGATTACCCGCCTGAACAAAAAGTAA
- the hisC gene encoding histidinol-phosphate transaminase: protein MSRFWSNIVSELTPYVPGEQPKLPDLVKLNTNENPYGPSPQVLAALREASNDSLRLYPDPSASELKQTLADYHGLRSAQVFVGNGSDEVLALAFMALLKHDAPLLFPDISYSFYPVYCKLYGIDYRTVPLDDAMRIRPEDYQGPCGAIIFPNPNAPTGVDLPLAGVETLLRAHPDAVVVVDEAYVDFGGESAVALVERYPNLLVVQTFSKSRSLAGLRVGCALGHPDLIEALERVKNSFNSYPLDRLALAGAVASLHDEAYFQQTRQAVIASREQLTADLAALGFEVLPSVANFIFARHPRHDAAQLAAGLRARSVIVRHFNAPRISQYLRISIGNVGECAALMAALRALLA from the coding sequence ATGAGCCGATTCTGGAGCAACATCGTCAGCGAGCTGACCCCCTACGTCCCGGGCGAGCAGCCGAAACTGCCCGACCTGGTCAAACTCAACACCAATGAAAACCCGTACGGCCCGTCGCCGCAGGTGCTGGCCGCGCTGCGCGAGGCCAGCAACGACAGCCTGCGCCTGTACCCCGATCCTTCGGCCAGCGAACTGAAGCAAACCCTGGCCGACTACCATGGCCTGCGCAGCGCGCAAGTGTTTGTCGGCAACGGTTCCGACGAAGTGCTGGCGCTGGCCTTCATGGCCTTGCTCAAGCACGATGCGCCGCTGCTGTTCCCGGACATCAGCTACAGCTTCTATCCCGTGTATTGCAAGCTGTACGGCATCGACTACCGCACCGTGCCGCTCGACGACGCCATGCGCATCCGTCCGGAAGACTATCAGGGGCCGTGCGGCGCCATCATCTTCCCGAATCCCAACGCACCGACAGGCGTGGACTTGCCGCTGGCCGGCGTGGAAACCCTGCTGCGCGCGCATCCCGACGCCGTGGTGGTGGTCGATGAAGCGTATGTGGATTTCGGCGGCGAGAGCGCCGTGGCCCTGGTCGAGCGCTATCCGAACCTGCTGGTGGTGCAGACGTTCTCGAAGTCGCGTTCGCTGGCCGGCTTGCGCGTGGGCTGCGCGCTGGGACACCCGGACCTGATCGAGGCGCTCGAACGCGTGAAGAACAGTTTCAATTCCTATCCGCTGGACCGGCTGGCGCTGGCCGGCGCCGTCGCCTCGCTGCACGATGAAGCGTATTTCCAGCAGACGCGCCAGGCCGTGATCGCCAGCCGCGAACAGCTGACGGCGGACCTGGCGGCGCTGGGTTTCGAGGTGCTGCCTTCCGTGGCCAATTTTATCTTCGCCCGCCATCCGCGGCATGACGCGGCGCAACTGGCGGCCGGCTTGCGCGCCCGTTCCGTGATCGTGCGCCATTTCAACGCGCCGCGCATCAGCCAGTATCTGCGCATCAGCATCGGCAACGTGGGCGAATGCGCGGCCCTGATGGCGGCCTTGCGCGCATTGCTGGCGTGA
- a CDS encoding PEP-CTERM sorting domain-containing protein has translation MQTTFSRLKIMSAAALLLAANAAQADITVFTSQSAYLAAVGNTGVDTFDDLPIDALDGPLSRSAGSYAYTVSSVGTSPILYGAGTGSDHWLSTNDRNDSVLFSNFSSAVRGVGGYFFGSNFSGEYAAGQNITLTARNALGELLSYELALPTQASFIGFVSSGAFSDLAVSTAGQIGIWPTINNLTVSAVPEPATYGMLLGGLGLLGFMARRRRASQQ, from the coding sequence TTGCAAACTACATTTTCCCGCCTGAAAATCATGAGCGCCGCCGCCCTGCTGCTCGCCGCCAACGCCGCGCAGGCAGACATCACGGTCTTTACCAGCCAGTCTGCCTATCTGGCAGCGGTCGGCAATACCGGCGTCGATACCTTTGATGATTTGCCCATCGATGCGCTCGACGGCCCGCTGAGCCGCAGCGCGGGCAGCTACGCCTACACGGTGAGCAGCGTGGGCACCTCGCCCATCCTGTATGGCGCCGGCACGGGCAGCGACCACTGGCTGAGCACGAACGACCGCAACGACAGCGTGTTGTTCTCCAACTTTTCCAGTGCCGTACGCGGCGTGGGAGGATACTTCTTCGGCTCGAACTTTTCCGGCGAATATGCCGCCGGCCAGAACATCACCCTGACGGCCCGCAATGCGCTGGGCGAGCTGCTCAGCTACGAGCTGGCCTTGCCGACGCAAGCCTCGTTTATCGGCTTCGTGTCGTCGGGCGCCTTCTCCGACCTGGCCGTCAGCACGGCCGGACAGATCGGTATCTGGCCAACCATCAATAACCTGACGGTGTCGGCCGTACCGGAGCCCGCCACTTACGGCATGCTGCTGGGCGGCCTGGGCTTGCTGGGCTTCATGGCGCGCCGCCGCCGGGCCAGCCAGCAATAA
- the serS gene encoding serine--tRNA ligase codes for MIDIQLLRKDIATVAARLATRKFQLDVAGFNALEAERKAIQTRTEELQGKRNALSKQIGMLKGKGEDTSAVMAQVAGLGDELKADEAALTLVQAKLSEFIMAVPNLPHESAPVGTDESGNVEVRKVGTPRTFDFDVKDHVDVGAPLGLDFEVATKLTGSRFSVMKGGIARLHRALAQFMLNTHVDEHGYTECYTPYMVNADSLRGTGQLPKFEADLFSVKKGGVEGEGETFYLIPTSEVSLTNIARDEILALDQLPLKMTAHTPCFRSEAGSYGRDTRGMIRQHQFDKVEMVQVVHPDTSYQVLEEMVGHAETILQRLGLPYRVMSLCTGDMGFTATKTFDLEVWLPAQNTYREISSLSNTEAFQARRMQARFRNAAGKPELAHTLNGSGLAVGRTLVAVLENYQQADGSVEIPPVLRPYMGGLTHLKA; via the coding sequence ATGATAGATATCCAACTTCTCCGTAAAGACATCGCCACCGTCGCCGCCCGCCTGGCAACGCGCAAATTCCAGCTCGACGTGGCAGGTTTCAATGCCCTCGAAGCCGAACGCAAGGCGATCCAGACGCGCACCGAGGAACTGCAGGGCAAGCGCAACGCGCTGTCCAAGCAAATCGGCATGTTGAAAGGCAAGGGGGAAGACACCTCGGCCGTGATGGCGCAAGTGGCCGGCCTGGGCGATGAATTGAAAGCCGACGAAGCGGCCCTGACCCTCGTGCAAGCCAAGCTGAGCGAATTCATCATGGCCGTACCCAACCTGCCGCACGAATCGGCACCGGTGGGCACGGACGAGTCGGGCAACGTGGAAGTGCGCAAGGTCGGCACGCCACGCACCTTCGATTTCGACGTCAAGGATCACGTCGACGTGGGCGCCCCGCTGGGCCTCGATTTCGAAGTGGCCACCAAGCTGACCGGCTCGCGCTTCTCCGTCATGAAGGGCGGCATCGCCCGCCTGCACCGCGCGCTGGCGCAATTCATGCTCAACACGCACGTGGACGAGCACGGCTACACGGAATGCTATACCCCCTACATGGTCAACGCCGATTCGCTGCGCGGCACGGGCCAGCTGCCGAAATTCGAAGCCGATTTGTTCTCGGTGAAAAAAGGCGGCGTGGAAGGCGAGGGCGAGACCTTCTACCTGATCCCCACCTCGGAAGTGTCGCTGACCAACATCGCCCGCGATGAAATCCTCGCGCTCGACCAATTGCCGCTGAAAATGACGGCCCACACGCCGTGCTTCCGCTCGGAAGCGGGCAGCTATGGCCGCGACACGCGCGGCATGATCCGCCAGCACCAGTTCGACAAGGTGGAAATGGTGCAGGTGGTGCATCCGGACACCTCGTACCAGGTGCTGGAAGAAATGGTCGGCCATGCGGAAACCATCCTGCAACGCCTGGGCCTGCCATACCGCGTGATGTCGCTGTGCACGGGCGACATGGGCTTTACCGCCACCAAGACCTTCGACCTGGAAGTGTGGCTGCCGGCGCAAAACACCTATCGCGAAATTTCCTCGCTGTCGAACACGGAAGCGTTCCAGGCCCGCCGCATGCAGGCGCGTTTCCGCAACGCCGCCGGCAAGCCGGAACTGGCGCACACCCTGAACGGCTCCGGCCTGGCAGTGGGCCGTACTTTGGTCGCCGTGCTGGAGAATTACCAGCAAGCGGACGGCAGCGTCGAAATCCCGCCAGTGCTGCGTCCGTACATGGGCGGCCTGACGCATCTGAAGGCATAA
- the lolA gene encoding outer membrane lipoprotein chaperone LolA has translation MKSTTFAAKMMIGAASVVCGLLFAASASASALEQFKSFAAGTKSAKGEFVQRQVKKADAGGKAKVSTPASGTFEFARPGKFIWTYLKPYEQLLQADGEQLYIYDKDLSQVTVKKLGDALGSSPAAILFGSNDLEKNFTLAEAGTRDGLEWLKATPKAKDTTFDEISIGLRNGVPEAMELRDSFGQTSVLAFKNFQKNPTLSANHFKFVMPKGADVINN, from the coding sequence ATGAAGAGCACGACTTTCGCAGCAAAAATGATGATCGGCGCGGCCAGTGTCGTCTGCGGCCTGCTGTTCGCGGCCAGCGCCTCGGCCAGCGCGCTCGAGCAATTCAAGAGCTTTGCCGCCGGCACCAAGTCGGCCAAGGGCGAGTTCGTGCAGCGCCAGGTCAAGAAGGCGGACGCCGGCGGCAAGGCGAAAGTCTCGACGCCCGCCAGCGGCACCTTCGAATTCGCCCGCCCGGGCAAGTTCATCTGGACGTATCTGAAGCCGTACGAGCAGCTGCTGCAAGCCGATGGCGAACAGCTCTATATCTATGACAAGGACTTGAGCCAGGTGACGGTGAAGAAACTGGGCGACGCCCTCGGTTCCTCGCCGGCCGCCATCCTGTTTGGCAGCAATGACCTGGAAAAGAACTTCACCCTGGCCGAAGCGGGCACGCGCGATGGCCTGGAATGGCTGAAAGCGACGCCGAAGGCCAAGGACACGACCTTCGATGAAATCAGCATCGGCTTGCGCAATGGCGTGCCCGAAGCGATGGAATTGCGCGACTCGTTCGGCCAGACGTCGGTGCTGGCGTTCAAGAACTTCCAGAAAAACCCGACGCTGTCCGCCAACCATTTCAAATTCGTGATGCCCAAGGGCGCGGATGTGATCAACAACTAA
- a CDS encoding replication-associated recombination protein A, with translation MADLFSTAPRQPLAEALRPATLNEVIGQTHLLGAGKPLRLAFEAGKAHSMILWGPPGVGKTTLARLMANAFDSEFIALSAVFAGVKDIRAAMDQARHSLDQFGKHTLLFVDEIHRFNKSQQDALLPFVESGLVTFIGATTENPSFEVNSALLSRAQVYVLKSLNEDEMKQLLAKAQSTALTHLSFDEAAADTLIGYADGDARRFLNLLEQAETAASSTGTTKIDAAFVDNALTLNSRRFDKGGDNFYDQISALHKSVRGSNPDAALYWFCRMIDGGADPRYLSRRIVRMAWEDIGLADPRALTMANDAAETYERLGSPEGELALGQAVIYLAIAAKSNAGYNAFNTAMAFVKKDKSKEVPVHLRNAPTKLMKELGYGHAYRYAHDEPDAYAAGETYFPDGMVEPGWYQPVPRGLESKIADKLAWLRELDRKAGKPAGKG, from the coding sequence ATGGCGGATCTCTTTTCCACCGCACCGCGCCAGCCGCTGGCCGAAGCCCTGCGGCCGGCTACCCTGAACGAAGTCATTGGCCAGACGCATCTGCTGGGTGCCGGCAAGCCGCTGCGCCTCGCGTTCGAGGCGGGCAAGGCCCATTCGATGATCTTGTGGGGCCCGCCCGGCGTCGGCAAGACGACCCTGGCGCGCCTGATGGCGAACGCCTTCGACAGCGAATTCATCGCCCTGTCTGCCGTGTTTGCCGGCGTGAAAGATATCCGCGCAGCCATGGACCAGGCCCGCCATAGCCTGGACCAGTTCGGCAAGCACACCTTATTGTTCGTCGACGAAATCCACCGGTTTAACAAATCGCAACAGGATGCCTTGCTGCCGTTCGTCGAATCGGGCCTCGTGACCTTCATCGGCGCGACGACGGAAAATCCGAGTTTCGAAGTCAATTCGGCGCTGCTGTCGCGCGCGCAAGTGTATGTGTTGAAGTCGCTCAACGAAGACGAGATGAAGCAGCTGCTGGCCAAGGCGCAGTCCACGGCCTTGACGCACCTGAGCTTTGACGAGGCGGCCGCCGACACCCTGATCGGCTACGCGGATGGCGATGCGCGGCGCTTTTTGAACTTGCTGGAGCAGGCCGAGACGGCCGCCAGCTCGACGGGCACGACAAAGATAGACGCGGCCTTCGTCGACAATGCACTCACATTGAATTCGCGCCGCTTCGACAAGGGCGGCGACAATTTCTATGACCAGATTTCCGCCCTGCACAAGTCCGTGCGCGGCTCGAATCCCGACGCGGCCCTGTACTGGTTTTGCCGCATGATCGACGGCGGCGCCGACCCGCGCTATTTGTCGCGGCGCATCGTGCGCATGGCCTGGGAAGATATCGGCCTGGCCGACCCGCGCGCCCTGACCATGGCCAATGACGCGGCCGAAACGTATGAGCGCCTCGGTTCGCCCGAAGGCGAGCTGGCCCTGGGCCAGGCCGTGATCTACCTGGCCATCGCCGCGAAGAGCAATGCCGGCTACAACGCCTTCAACACGGCCATGGCGTTCGTCAAGAAAGATAAATCCAAGGAAGTACCCGTGCACTTGCGCAATGCGCCGACGAAACTGATGAAGGAACTCGGTTACGGCCACGCCTACCGCTACGCGCACGATGAGCCCGATGCGTATGCGGCCGGCGAAACCTACTTCCCCGACGGCATGGTGGAACCGGGCTGGTACCAGCCCGTGCCGCGCGGCCTGGAAAGCAAGATTGCCGACAAGCTGGCCTGGTTGCGCGAGCTGGACAGGAAAGCAGGTAAACCCGCCGGCAAGGGCTGA
- a CDS encoding aminotransferase-like domain-containing protein, with amino-acid sequence MSADLNLYEHLANELGALIDSRVFAPGDRLPSIRHLAQQKRISISTVMQALRLMEDRGQVDARPQSGYFVRHRAPRRPCSADAQHLKEPAFVGINNLLMRVLKDNETRDVVQLGTAWPPDEILPIKRMQRTISAVARREPALLSKVSCYDISEGNFLRQVTRRALDWGKLDPQEIVVTNSCTEAISLCLRAVARPGDTIAIESATYFVLLQMIESLGMKALEIPTDPKTGPSLDALELALRAGLVQACLFVPNANNPLGSVMPEANKKRLAGLLSEFNIPLVEDDVYGDLCFAPQRPWPVKAYDTSGNVLLCSSFSKAITPASRVGYVLAGRFAQEVALLKTVSSGATSHFFQAVLADFLEGSSYDQQLRKMRRTLVQRIARMSDAVAAHFPADCMLSEPQGGFVLWVQMPPQVDALALHGQAIADGVAFMPGQLFSASGKFGNYLRLNCGNAWTPRIEQAIGRLGRLVKQSL; translated from the coding sequence ATGAGCGCCGACCTGAACCTGTACGAGCACCTGGCCAACGAGCTGGGTGCGCTGATCGATTCGCGCGTATTCGCGCCCGGCGACCGCCTGCCGTCGATCCGCCACTTGGCGCAGCAAAAGCGCATCTCCATCAGCACGGTGATGCAAGCCTTGCGCCTGATGGAGGACCGGGGCCAGGTCGATGCGCGGCCCCAGTCCGGCTATTTCGTGCGCCACCGCGCGCCGCGCCGGCCCTGCAGCGCCGACGCCCAGCACCTGAAGGAGCCGGCCTTTGTCGGCATCAACAACCTGCTGATGCGCGTCTTGAAGGACAACGAGACGCGCGACGTGGTGCAGCTGGGCACGGCCTGGCCACCCGATGAAATCCTGCCCATCAAGCGCATGCAGCGCACCATCAGCGCCGTGGCCCGGCGCGAGCCCGCCTTGTTGAGCAAGGTCAGCTGCTACGACATCAGCGAAGGCAACTTCCTGCGCCAGGTCACGCGCCGCGCGCTGGACTGGGGCAAGCTCGACCCGCAAGAGATCGTCGTGACGAATTCCTGCACGGAAGCGATCAGCCTGTGCCTGCGCGCCGTCGCCAGGCCGGGCGACACCATCGCCATCGAGTCGGCCACGTATTTCGTGCTGCTGCAGATGATAGAAAGCCTGGGCATGAAGGCGCTGGAAATTCCCACCGACCCGAAGACGGGACCGTCGCTCGACGCGCTCGAGCTGGCCCTGCGCGCGGGACTCGTGCAAGCGTGCCTGTTCGTGCCGAACGCGAACAATCCCCTGGGCAGCGTCATGCCGGAAGCAAACAAGAAGCGGCTGGCGGGCCTGCTATCGGAATTCAATATTCCGCTGGTGGAAGACGACGTGTATGGCGACCTGTGCTTTGCCCCGCAGCGGCCGTGGCCCGTGAAGGCCTACGATACGAGCGGCAATGTTTTATTGTGTTCCTCGTTTTCCAAGGCCATCACGCCCGCCTCGCGCGTCGGCTATGTGCTGGCCGGGCGCTTCGCGCAGGAAGTGGCCCTGCTCAAAACCGTGTCGAGCGGCGCCACCAGCCATTTCTTCCAGGCCGTGCTGGCCGACTTTCTGGAGGGTAGCAGCTACGACCAGCAGCTGCGCAAGATGCGGCGCACCCTGGTGCAGCGCATCGCCCGCATGTCCGACGCCGTCGCGGCGCACTTTCCGGCCGACTGCATGCTGTCCGAGCCGCAGGGCGGTTTCGTGCTGTGGGTGCAGATGCCGCCGCAAGTCGATGCGCTGGCCCTGCACGGGCAGGCCATCGCCGACGGCGTGGCTTTCATGCCGGGCCAGCTGTTCTCGGCCTCGGGCAAGTTCGGCAATTATCTGCGCCTCAATTGCGGCAATGCGTGGACGCCGCGCATCGAGCAGGCGATCGGCCGACTGGGCCGGCTGGTCAAGCAATCCCTGTAG